The genomic DNA CTGTGACAAGCAGGATATGGGCACAGCGAGCCCACATGTAACCACGAAGCACAGCAGGGTTCAGTTAAGCTCAGTTTCCTCTGTCAGCTAAGGTTacttacatcaaccagagtgtGTTACAGTCCAGTCCAGCATGGCTTGTCAATCTGATTTTGAGAACTGCCACATTATTCTCCGACTCATCCCCAGTCTTCAAATGCATAAGCGTATAGATTAAATTGTCCGAGCAGCATGATCGATTGCCATCAACGATGCAGTCGGACTCGTTTGTCTTGGAGTTATTCTTGTAAACGCACAAACAGGTTAGGCAGGTCAGATGCAACATGTTACAATAAACAAACGCCATTAAAGCTGTGTGCGCCTCAGTGCCACTCAGTAAGCCCAGGATCAGAGGTAAAGTGACAGTAAAGAGGAAAGGCCCCCTCTCTGCTCCCCAAGGCCACTGCTGTGCTGAGCTCAGCCCCAGAGCCACTATCTGTTGAGTGTACAGCCTTGGGCAAGTTCACAGTGAGCTACAGTATGTGTCAAGGTGCCCTTTCTCTTTTGACAACTGCATGCTAAGATTCCACTCGCCTCATCTGAAGCTTCAAGTCTCTTGACTTCTGGGCTACAATTCTTTTCTTCAGCACATAAATGTACATAATGATTGCATAAGAATAATATTTTTCTTTAAGTCGATAGCCCATATCACGTCCTCCAAGAGTGCTCAATGATAGGCAATATCCAAACAGACATAAAGAGATTTTAATTCTCGCTGCAGCACAGTCCCTAAATTTGTTCCTTTGGTTCGGAGCAGCATGCTAAATTACACGCTGTGCACTGAATTCCTCAGTCTGGAGGCCCACTTGGGTTCGGGCTGCACAAACAGCATGATCAAGTGAATGTGCTTTATCTCCTCTGATCAATGGTGAGGGATTACAGAGGCACAGAGGGTGAAGCCTGGTGTCTTGGCAGGTGGGGCTTTGTTGTTTAGTGTGTGGATGTAGATTGTtggaaaagtggaaaaaggTACAAGTATGTAGAATGTTAAACCTTATTCATCAGAAGATTGTTTGCAAGGAATCTGTCAAATCATCCAGTTTGCATGAAATTAATGTTAATagtgggataaaaaaaaaaacccaaagggAAGTACAAAAAGTGAAAAGGGTTTCAAGATCTTCACCTGTTGAGGGTGTGCACAGATGGAAATACTCTACCTCAAGACTTTCAGGCAAGTGTTAATGCTAATTACATTCTGCCAACTGTGTCACggaaagataaaagaaaatatttcccGTCACAAGGGCAGAGAGAACATCTCACAAATGAATTAGAACAAGTATGCAGAGACACGTGTCTCTCATTTGTCTCTCTGCACATAATGTACACCATGACATTGCTGGAAATGtcccagttttttttaataaaaacactgtttctATTCAAATACTTTCTTATAGCTACAGTTAAGTGCAACAGGTGTACGCTCATACCTATCATTCCACTATCGCAGCATCTGCTGAGTAATTACCCACACACCGTGCATTTCTAAGAGTTTGGGGTGAGTTCTAGGCCATACTGTACTTTCTGCCTCCTATAGGTAGATCAGTGAGGAGAGAAAGCTGTCATTGCTGGGAAGAAGACACGTGGTAGTTGACACCCTGCAGATAGAGAGAATGGCAGACAGAGGACATTAAAAATACAGCCAACTTTGACCATACAAAGCTGCTCTGTTGGTGATCTAACTTTACAGTATGTTGGGCAATACGCAACATATGCCTTTCCTTCCATTGAGGCCCCAGGAGCCCCTCAGAATGTAGGTTAAGTATACAGTATGTCAGGTAAACATAAAGTGCAAGGTAAATAGGACTTTGGACTCTGTTTGATTAGCTGTGATGAGAGGGCAAAGTCTCCCCTGCACAGGTTTACTGCACTGATTAAGAAAAGTGCTGATCGACGGAGACACAtcgacacactgacacagaaatGACCAGAAATTAGAACAATTGGCAGTTTTGTAGTGTTTTTAAGTTTCTCTGCAATAAGGCCATTAAATATAATACAAATTATGACTCAACTAATTTACAAGCTAGCCTGCAGATACGTTTTATATAAAGGTAGTAAGTCTATCTTAAACAGCTTAAAGTGTCGAACACATTCAGGCATCAAGGATTATAATTTGATTATGGGCTCCAGGGTGTCACTGTTTTGGTCACACTTGCACGACTAGCACAAGATCTACAATACTTCAGTACAAGATCTCAGGTATTCATCTAACCAGGTCAAGTTACATaattcaaaatattcaaatgatTGTGCTTAAACATCTTTAGCAGATATTAGTAGCAGTCAAACTCTTTCTGAGacatcagtatcagtatcagtgtttctgtgacatCTTGTCTTCACGGAAATGTCCTAAACAAACTCTGATGGGAATAAAGAAACTGTTGTTCAGGCCTGAGCCAGGGTGCAACATACCAGAAAATTCTAATGTGTCTGAGACGGCTCCGTTGGTGCACTGTTACTGACATTGAACATGGTTTACTTCTGTGCCGTGTTGTGACTTATGCAACATTATTTGCCTCCAGATCAGAGCGGCAGAAGGAATCTCTGGGCAGCCAACTGCGCTGGAGTAAAAATAGATTTATGGTCAagctcaaacacagctgaaattTCACTCAAATACTTAACATGCTGCAACAAGTTGAGAGCTACTATTAGCTACGTCTGTTCCCCCTGCTGCAGCTTACTGTACTGATGTTTCTGGAAGGACTTCCAGATGTTGCGCAACTTGTAAAACCTCCACTGTGGCGGTTTCAGCCAGTCATCCATCTTTAGTCATTAAACCTTGCATTGTTTAAcctccaaaacaaaaagaagaaggcCTCCACCCTCTTTTAACTTGTGCCAGATTTGGTTCCACCTTAAAACCTGCAAGAAATCAGGATGTGTTCCTTGTGAGGCTGCTTACCACCACAGGCACCGCCCCCCTTCACTGAATGGGAAACTGTGTCAGTGGAGCAGCTCCTGCTCCCCAATCCTGCCGGTGCCGCTCAGCTGACAGGCAGGTGAGGCGGCGAGTCACAGAGAAAGCCGCCCACTCCGCAGCCAATAGGAGGGGGGAAGGAGGATCGTCACACCGTTGCCAAAGCAACCACCTTTGAATGAGTGTGTTCGTGGAATGCGGCCAGACGGCAGTTATATAACAGGCTGAAGGGTGGGGTGAGGCTCTGGAGGGGGAGCGATAAAGGGagcagttgattttttttccactggcctttatttatttatatctctCAGATGTGTCAGCCAACAGGGATTCTACCAAAccagaaacactgaaatatgtcACCTACACTGCACATACAGCCTCTGTTAAGGGAAATCTTGTGATTTTCAGGTTTAATGTCAGTCACCAGCCTCTTGTGCTTTGCCTCAACATGTGACGCATTTCGGTCCCCACGCACAGTGACTCATGTGATTGGTCCATTTGTGAGAAGTTTATAAGGAGAACAGTGTTGGCTGGTTGGAGCTGCCGcggctgctgctactgctgctgcgaTTTACAGGTTACCTAATAACCTGTGTGACCCAGCAAAAGTGGTTTAGTGATTGTTTGGCACGCCCTGCAGCCAGAGCCAAATCAAAGCTCTCACACAGTCTTCACAGTAAACAGTGTTATAGTTGTTTTGTGGGTTACAATTGTTAAGCCTCGGAGTGTTCAGCCGCACAGCAGTAAGCCTTttgttagcttgctaacattTTGTTCATCTTTGGAGATGGAAAAatggagtgagagagaaagagagaggggggggggggagagagagagggaacgaGAGCGCGCGCGAGAGGGAGCTGTGAAACTTTATAACCCCGGGCCTCAGCTAATGCAATTGACCTGCTATTCTGGGCTTGAGGAGGCCCAGCTACTTAGATAAACAACATAATGAAAAGAACAGGCTGTTCCTGGGTAAGAAGGCTCAGGCGTCTACATCACCACAAGGTGTATAATGTATAGCCACCTAGTTTGCTTTGTCAGTCATGTGCTCTTGACGCTTCTCTTGTTTCCTCACACTCCTGCTGCAATCTATTACATAGTCATAGCTAAACTTTGAACTTTTGGCTATCATATAATGTCTTGTGAGACTGCCTGCACTGAGAAATTTCACATGCACGGCGGTTGGCTTTGAATCGATACCGGTGTATATGTTGTCCAATATGTTCCGATAAGAAAACCTTTGTAATGCAGAAATAGATGCTCGGGTTCATTTAAATTTCAATAAAATCCCAGCGAAGTTTATTGTTTAAGTGCACAGATGTCACTTTAGACACCAGTCTCTTCTTCAAGTTACATGTATTTTTCACAGGCGACTGGAGGGATATGTGTGTTGTATTAACTTGTTTGAGTAAGAAGTCAGGGCGTTCTAAAGTAAATACTAAAAATTATTTATAGGCTGCCCACTTCATTTGATTTAACTGAGGTGTTTTATTGACAGTTTCTGCAATCAGTGTGATAGGCCTAAAAAGCAAATGTTGAATGTTCCTGTGACTTGCCTCCATGTCACAATGCTGCTGTATGGTGACCAGGCATGTGTTTACATTGCTGGGTTGGGCTCTCTATATATTCAACCGATTAAAAACGTTTTAACGGACAATCAGACATCTATATGTATGTTGTTAACTTCAGTTTATTTGGTATttactttatctttttttaactcCTCACCTCCTGGTTAAAACAGTTTctacatatttcatatattagACCTATTAATAAATAACCCATCATCATTTTTTAAGGCAGCTGACGATCAATGAATGAATCTGCCTATAATGTGCCTAATAAATCccaaataaatatgtttatcTATATAGCAAATGCATAACAACTGAAATGGATAAAAAATCTCCTCACATGCTGTTTATCATTGACGGGCTGCCAAAATTATCTCTATTCCCTATATCAACATCTTTGAATTAAACAACCCACAGCTCAAAAATAATCAcagacataaaacaaagaaaagctcCAAATTCTTCCACTGGAGAGACAAGTTTTCCATTTACCTCCCATTTATTgactaattgattgattgacaatCGTCATTTTATCAGATGCAAGAAATACACAGTGTTGTGTCTGATATATGCCATGACGGCAATTAGTATTAATTAATATGCTTTCCCTGTGTTTTGAGGTACCTAATTAAAAGTGTTTTGCTATTTTGCTGAATTGTTTTCCCCTTTACTCTTTCATCAGCTCAAATAGAGGTGATTCCCTGTAAAATCTGCGGGGACAAATCATCAGGGATCCACTATGGTGTCATCACCTGTGAAGGCTGCAAGGTGAGCTATAACCTCTCCCCTCATCAGTCGTTAGTTACAGTCGTAAAAAACTGAACTTTGAGGTGTTCTTGTCTTATAACCTGTTCTATTCAGTCGAATGAAAGCGTTTAGATGCTCACTGATTCACTTTGtgcttgtgtctttgtttgtagGGTTTCTTCCGACGCAGCCAGCAGAACAATGCTATGTACTCCTGCTCCCGACAGAGGAACTGTCTCATTGACCGGACCAACCGTAACCGCTGTCAGCACTGCAGGCTGCAGAAGTGTCTCGCTCTGGGTATGAGCCGTGATGGTGAGTTCAGCTCCCTGATCTATATTTAATTACCTCAAGAGTTTCCACCTCCCACTCTTTGCTTATCACATTGAATGAGTCATTTAATCTTTGTTCCACCAAGACCATACCTTCCTGAATGTTTAATCATCGTCTTTACATCCTCCTGTCGCAGCGGTCAAGTTTGGTCGAATGTCCAAAAAGCAGCGTGACAGCCTGTACGCAGAAGTCCAGAAGCACCAGCAGTCCCAGGAGTGTGCGGGCCTCGGTGCCCGCGAGGAGAACGGCGACATGGCCAACCACGGCTGCACCTACAGAAGAGGCTCCAGCGCTGGGCTCAGCAATCTGGACGACATCAGCACACTGCCAGAGGGTCTGCTTTTCGATTTGCCGCTGACCCCAGAGGATGGGGGTGAAGACTACTGTAACCTAGACATGCTGGGCGGCAGCGCAGGCAGCAGCTCATCCTCTCAGAGTTCACCAGAACAGACCAACTTGGACTTTGTAGACGGCAACCACAACATCAAGCACGAGTACCAGCTGTTGCATGACTCTGGTCTCTTCTCACATGCTATCCTCAACCCGCTGCCCGAGGGCTGCTCCCTGCTTGACATAGGTCAGTATAAATCCGAGCTACCGTATCATGGCTAAATGTCCTAAAAACAACATAGATCTCATCTGCAAACTTTCCCTCTGTTCAGAGCGTATAACTCAGAGTGTGGTGAAGTCCCACGTTGAGACGAGCCAGTACAGCACAGAGGAGCTCAAGAGAATGGCGTGGACCGTGTACAACCCAGAAGAGACACGCTCATACCAGATCAAGGTATGTATGACACAAGAATTTATCTAATGTGGTTTATCTAATGTAGTCAAATGACTTTAAACTGGTTATGAAGTAGTCACAACTTCATACTGATGCATCTGTAAGAGGAGACCATCAGCAAGAAGCCTGGCTGCTTCATCCTAATCATTCTTAATGCCTGCCACCGCGTCCAATCCCTGCAAAATCAGATATACAGATATACAGCCCATCGGAAGAGCCttttagtattttattttgcaagCAGAGCTTTGCAATGACCCTTTGACAGTTTGCAAGATAATGACTGTCAGCTGATCTGACTTCCTGACAACACCATAGGCAAAGAGAATCGGCCATCATCTGAATTCCCTCAGGAAGGTTCAGCAAAGGGAGAAGAACGAACTAACAAACTGAAGGACAAGACAAATTGTAAAGATTCTGAAATCagggcacaaaaacacaagtcaaTCATGGTTACACATTCAGCAGATAAAGGGAAGTGTAGTATTTCCAAGGATTAAAACTAATCCTGAATTGGCCCTCTTCAAAGGGGCACTAAAACAAGGCTTTCTTTGTTTCACTTTCCTgaaagtttttctttcttttaacaaAGAAGAATTAAGATCTTTAGGACTTGAGGTGGTCGAATCACaactgtttttgttattttagttGCTTCAAGGATCCCAAAAAATCGAATCAGTAATTTgataattgtgttttcagtttgtaaCCTTGTACAAAAATCAACAGTGAAGAAGTTTccccaaaacaaagacaagtgCCGCCTTCTTATCACCATCGTCCAGCCATACAGTGTACatccaaacatttttaatcacacATTTGCCACAAGAGAAGCAGCAATTATTATCAAACGCTAGGTCAGGACGTCTTTTAGCGGTAATCACATCAGTCCTGGATGTCTAAATCAGAGTCGGCAGAGAACAATGCAACTTTTATGACgccctccagctgctgcagctctaatAAAAGCCTCcccatgtttttctctttcagtcagCTGAGGTGATGTGGCAACAATGTGCCATTCACATCACCAACGCAATCCAGTATGTGGTGGAGTTTGCCAAGCGCATCACTGGCTTCATGGACCTCTGTCAGAACGATCAGATTATCCTCCTCAAAGCAggtcagtacacacacacacacacacatacacactctcgCCTGCAGTATGAAATCTATACATAAAACAGTCAGGAGCCTCCAACAAGGCAGCCAGCCTGCTCCATGTGTATGACTCTGCAGACATGTAGCTGTGACACAGACTGTTGCTGTCATATGAACAGTATATTATAGCCTCAAGTAGGAGCTGACTTcacagagttaaaaaaaaaaaatcacatgcgaGCAGTGTGACTTGAAAAGGTGCACGACTGTTCTGCTTCTAAAGAATGGCCGACCTTGTTTCCATCACGCTGGTCGTCATACAGTAAAGTGCCTCAGCATGGAAGTCACGGAGGCCTCAGTGTGACCTATTTCTCATGTACGGAACAGTTGAAAGAGATGGAGGGTTTTCAGtgagcagcaaaacaataaatcagTCAAAACAAGAGATTAATGGCTTTCAGTGGCAGctaagttttttttctttcgttttCTCAGATTAAAGTGAAGACTTACAACACCTGTATATTATCTGCTAAACCTGGTCCACACCTTAAAGGGTGGAGAAAAAGATAACACATAACAGATAACAAAATCCATGGAACAACATTACTGTGCCACAATCATTTAAAGCAACCAATGCAAAGATGTTCTGTGTCATGTGTAAACCAAAGGCCTAATGACAATGTGCATAGTCTGCCTTGATCACATTAATCACAGCATCAGTTGCGCTGGTGACTGTTCTCCTTTCATTGATGTTTTCCACATCATTAATGCTAAATTGCCATTATCTCATCATTATCACTGCCAGCTCTAGCTTGGAAAGGAATTAAGTGTTCGGTCATGTGTAGTCGCAGCTAATCACACATAGGACTGGACCCTTCTTTTTTGTGCACATTTATGACCGGGCTCCATATCACAATCAACATTCGCAGGTAGCACTAAGGTTTTGAGCCATACAGAATAATCACCACCACATTACCAAAcactgtaaatcttaaaagttgaCTTTATTTGAAGAAAGTCAGGAAAAGGATTACCTCAGGATTACCAAGTGAAGTAGACCATTGCATTTGAATTGTATGATCTAAAACATTTGAACAACTTAAAATTGTTAGTCTACTTTACTTGGTAACTTTAGGGGTAATcgattttttgactttttttaatgtcaacttttaaaatgtacattgtaGAAAAGCCTTGTTGGATGTCTGCGCTCTTCAAGTGTCCATCTTGTTtcctttgtttcctttcctATATTCTTCTTGGTTCAGTGGCTATTAATGTTTGTATATGCTTCTAATCTTTTTTATCTATGTTTTGTGCATTTGTCCACAGGCTGCTTGGATGTCCTTCTGATCCGTATGTGTCGGGCCTATAACCCCATCAATAACACATTGCTCTTCAATGGAAAGTTTGCCAGCGCTCAGCTCTTCAAAGCGCTCGGTGAGTCAATACACAAGCTCAATGAAACGAGGAAGAGCGGATTTGTTCTGTTTCATCTTTGTCAAGTTATCACCGCCGGTTGTTCTGCTTTTGCTGATaactttgttttcctcctccttcactccAGGCTGTGACGACCTTGTGAATGCAGTGTTTGACTTGGCTAAGAGCCTGAGCCGTATACagatgtctgaggaggagatggctctcttcagtgctgcagtgctgcTCTCGCCAGGTGAGATCACATTTCTTTAACTAAATGCGTAAGACAGGCTTGTATGTACCCGCTCGCTGTAGTACTTACACTCATACTGAATTTGTGAATTAAACTCGGTAGAGGCCGCTTCACAGTGTGTCCCACATCATATCCAAAAACCCTACAAGTCAAGGAGAAGAAATGTGTTTGCTGGTACTGTCACAGACTTTAATACACTTCATATTTGCCTATAATCATTGGAAAATTATTACCAACATCTGCAATGCTGCATCTGTGGCAGCAGTACTGCCGCTGACAGGATCTTGGCTTATCCCAGTGTGCGACTCCTTCATAAATGGTAGACTTCCATAATAGCTGCAAACTTTGTATAATTGACTTCACTGATGTACATTTTACGAAGcgtaacatacattttttacagtCCTCCTTTACAGCCAGACGATGATTTCAGTTCATTTCACTAGAGTCTTAAAATCAGCATACAGAGAGTTCAAACAAAAAACTTGTCACTGCAAAGGCATTTGGCAGCCGTGAAATCGTAAAAACTGCAACAAGAACCGGTTTGAAAGTAGTCCCTGCTGAGAGCTGCATTATGATGCAATGCTAATAAAACTTCAATCTGTGGATATAAGTCTTCATTAGCTGAGTAGCTCTGGTGGtattcttcttctctccatcaATTGCGTTTTACTGTTCAAAGTTAACGTCGCTAAGTGAAACAACAACAGGCTAGCGAACTTCACAATGGAAATGGCAAGATCTGATGATAGATTGTGCAATGAGGCAAGCCTGTGTGGCTCTTTTGCATGAATTTTGCCATTTTAATGCCAAGGAATGCAAACTGTTCCATCAAAACAAGCGTTGCCCCAGATCGTGATTGGTttgaagaaatacaaacaagctaGAGCATTTTGTCCCTCTCTGCCAGAATACTAATGAGTACAGCCAGACCTTCCTCTGCCACTTATCTCAGACAAGTTGCATGTCTCTACAAACTCATCTTTTATCATGCTGTGAGGCCAGCGGCTGCCTTAATCAGTCTGATAAGCTACAACATGCTTTCAAAAATTGGTCAGCAGTTGTAAAATATAAGAATCTGCcaaaattaaacaacaaaacactagTGCCTTATATGGGAGATAAAACATGAAAGAGCGCCCTATTGGATGCTCTTCAAGTTGGAGAAATCATGGTAAAGTGCCCTCTCTTTAATATCACGCCCCCagccagtgttgccagatatggcgagagaaacaagcaagcgggcctatgaaaacaagcccaaaacaagcgacttctccgttcgtggtaaaaaaaaaaagagagagagagattattacactttgcacacacacaaataacaccCTGATTCcagaaatatcattgtatttattattgtttttatatgttatgatccttttttgttttagttccaggacttcagaacaatatgacatgcaatacaataggaagaggaacactttaacaacaagcccaaaaatTTGCAAACCGTcactaccaatatttataagcgactttacagaaaaactaGCCCAAAGTTGTttataataagcggacttggcaactgtgcCCCCAGCATACATGTGGTGCCCTTTTTGTTGTATtcacccctgcccctcaaaaATCCTGAATCAGCCACtgccacaaaacacatgtagtGCTCAGCGCGTTTTGTATTATTCTCCAGGGTATTTTGACATTGTAAACCAGATGTAGCTTCATAATTGTAACGTGGCAACAGTAACGACAACATCTTGTCACTGTGATCTCCCTCAGACCGACCCTGGCTGACAGATGTGCAGAAGGTACAGAAGCTGCAAGAGAAAGTCTACGTCGCTCTGCAGCGCTGCTTACAAAAAGAGGGAGCATCAgaagagaagctggcgaaggtACAAATCCTGCtgcatcacaaaaaaaaacctgatgttTAATTGATGCTCATTTCCTCTTTTAACTTGTTTCTGCTATTCTGTATCTCCCCTTTAGATGGTGTCCAAGCTTCCCACAATGAAGTCCATCTGCAACCTTCACATCGACAAACTGGAGTTTTTCCGTCTGGTTCACCCTGAGACAGCGTACACCTTTCCACCGCTGTACAGGGAGGTTTTCGGCAGTGAAATCACCTTCCCAGACTCCACAGAGGGCTAACACCTTTTAGCGACAACAGCGTGATTCAAATAGAGACACTGAGGTGTAGGGAGGGGGGAGATGTAAAAATGTGGCAACCAGCTGAGACAAAACCAACCAGCAGCTCAATGACAATCCTGCACGCTACACTTTAGGACACACTCCTCTCACCTCCCGCCCTGCGAGCTAGTCCATTCAGCTTCACCGTAACACTACAGGAACTGCTGCTGGGTACTCAGTGCATGTTACCTCGTTTTTTACGGAGAAATTATTAAAGCGTAGCCTACGTAATTTTTATtctcaaaaatatttttctatGACGAGACCTTAAATCTCTCATTGTGTCGAATTCCTCTTGAATATAAATCTGACTTAAATCTGACTGTTCTCACAGTTCCTGTAAGCTATTGTTGAATGTACCCCTTTTCCCCTTAACCGCTCAGCACAGCCCTCGGCTTGATATAGAATGTACATACTTAAAGATCCTCAGCCACTTTGTGGAGATTTGCAGTAATGATGCCTGTTTCACTTCTCAGTCTAGCAACagtttcatttactttttttttttttttttttttttttggtagtgCCCACATTTTGCAGTTTTGTGATGTATGAACAAACTGTTTAAAGGGACCATGATCAAACTCACAATCAGACAgggttttacttttttacttttcttttttttaccgtGTGAATTTTTAGCGACAGTGTACACCACCATGCACCTACAAACTCTTGCACACAGAGCACATAACATAGCACTTATCCTGAtctttgtaggtatttttaccAGCACACTCTCAGACACTGACGTAAGTGAgctctttgatttttttttttttttatgcaatcaGTGACCTCAGTCCTAATaccttttccccttttttggAAATGCCACTTAGAGAGCAAGATTGAGTGAATCACAGCGGTATTGTGAAAGTATTTTTCAGATGTTCCTTTCTCAtacaacacatttatataaCCATTTAAGTTAAGAGCAGTCATCCTGAGTGAGCAGCAGGGTTATGTTGTACTTGTGCTCAGGTCTCTCAAACACACTGCCTGCTGGGGGGTTCTGGGATGGAAAGATTGTTGTtgctgaaaagaaaaatctagTTGACCATTAGCACTTGTTAGAATCCAAAATGAACTCTTGGAGCAAGATTTTACGGGTTCGTACTCAGACTGCCATCTGTGAAACTGATGTTAAACCAGTCAGGAATGCTAGATACGCCCCCTCCATCCATGCTGTAGATAAGCTGCGTGAACAAGGTGCTGGGCAGCTGCGGGGGGTTGTGCTCTCATGGAGGAGCATCTGGACACGCCCACCCCCCTGCAGAAGAGTGTCATTGTCCCCCAAATCATCCAGCAGCATCTCAACCAGCTGGTCCAGTAATGACTTTTGGAGTAAATGATGTTGAAACGTGACAGTGACTACATGCTTGGATGAGGGGCAAAGACTAGAGAGGGGACAGGTGGGTGATGGTCTTATTTAAGCTCCTTAGAGACATACGTTTGAGGGGATTTACTGCGCCAACTTTCACTGCTTCGGGGGTCAGGCGGCCTGCGCTGTCGCTTGCAGCCGGCCAAGGTGTTCTCATTGGACAGTTCAATCCCATGTTCCTCTTTCCCCCACTCCCTTACTACCTCACCCTCTTCAAACACTACATGGCACAGCAAAGGGTTGTCAGAGCCATCAGCTACCCCCCTGAGTTAGTATTTGCATTTATGCCAgagagcttttttttatttataaattaaaAACTTTGAAGGCCAGTTTTGACTAAAACTGTCACGACAATGTGTGTTATGCTCTTAAAACTGGACAGAAGACAAACTAAAATGCTGGATCTGCTTATACCAAATATGCGTTTTCTGTCATTTGAGAGCCGGTTATGCCTTTGGGTCCAGGAAGCCGTATTTAGATACATATCTTTGTGAGGAAAGGTCTCTGGAGAAACACGTGGGTGTGTCCGGATGAAACCTTTTTCTTCAGGGGGACGGATTCGATTtctataaagaaaaacaaagtataGAAGCTACTAGAAACAAGCTaatcaaagaaaaactgttAAGACAATCAAATGATATACTGTTGGAGCTCTATTTAATATGTCAGCCACGTTTTCCTTGCACTGCTGGAATAGTGCTGTTAGCCATACTTTATTTTATCTCACATAGTATGAAGGGGTGTTACCCTTTTTGAGGGGACGTACGACAGTGGCATGGTGGGACTGTGCAATAATGTCTTTCCCATTGTTCTCAGTATGCTGGGCCTTTGTTGCAATCTATTACTTTATAATATTTCACAAGCACTCCAGCACAGTAAACCTCGCAGCACTAGTTTCTACTTAG from Sparus aurata chromosome 11, fSpaAur1.1, whole genome shotgun sequence includes the following:
- the rorca gene encoding RAR-related orphan receptor C a yields the protein MRAQIEVIPCKICGDKSSGIHYGVITCEGCKGFFRRSQQNNAMYSCSRQRNCLIDRTNRNRCQHCRLQKCLALGMSRDAVKFGRMSKKQRDSLYAEVQKHQQSQECAGLGAREENGDMANHGCTYRRGSSAGLSNLDDISTLPEGLLFDLPLTPEDGGEDYCNLDMLGGSAGSSSSSQSSPEQTNLDFVDGNHNIKHEYQLLHDSGLFSHAILNPLPEGCSLLDIERITQSVVKSHVETSQYSTEELKRMAWTVYNPEETRSYQIKSAEVMWQQCAIHITNAIQYVVEFAKRITGFMDLCQNDQIILLKAGCLDVLLIRMCRAYNPINNTLLFNGKFASAQLFKALGCDDLVNAVFDLAKSLSRIQMSEEEMALFSAAVLLSPDRPWLTDVQKVQKLQEKVYVALQRCLQKEGASEEKLAKMVSKLPTMKSICNLHIDKLEFFRLVHPETAYTFPPLYREVFGSEITFPDSTEG